A region from the Aphis gossypii isolate Hap1 chromosome 1, ASM2018417v2, whole genome shotgun sequence genome encodes:
- the LOC114132025 gene encoding LOW QUALITY PROTEIN: MLX-interacting protein (The sequence of the model RefSeq protein was modified relative to this genomic sequence to represent the inferred CDS: inserted 1 base in 1 codon): MLSQTTVAIKETIHSGHFMVSNFEAEAQDDEYQVAVPVSEEILTRADINNSKTSLNNLFQCMSVAYRHKLTSPKWNRFKGVRLRWKDKIRLNNLIWRCWHMQFIKKSNYMICQFASPVEIVDIHKQPEAVVLEGKYWKRKFNAVTAEYKKWRLFYRSLLQNGFKERQKLLNEFLEWQQKNCDIRIDDDYMNFISDTLFSTVTSNSRIFEFPNAREDKSTTTNIADFIQPSLGQLQPNLDEFMDTIEPLQDLFSPPKLPPVPEECQMSTESSNTLYSQPYGNVNTCYQTNQQHALSLHSELNQLKMTNMRQETTDSSCPLHASNYSTGENYQSNFPTIFHQSSNGSYQSNNLSYNSIPTGTTQSHHNEMQIPPPPPVYSFEFNTPNISHEPVINSNSYNQHQDISGTSSSVMNYGNGSSTNDFKNRTSQVQTYSKFPSVVRNSQDHFVTPSPKIRQRPRVRQTQPKQKVMQSSINSSNDNNQSVLLAQLLSSNNMFSTPSSTVVPSNMTKFRNTNGSYQTYQQVPQNSQIPQIPYQLIQRRARTPDHVLTSYTDHLVYRKPSPVFMNQSDCNVYNLTPNTRGLIDAVGTPGGIHQLPQIQPRFDIPHGNTQGYSNYRLPQPQEYVNHSVIDKPSPTSNQPSPTNNYSQTLNTPIPQSVTTSPMSCSTDLCQKNHSPNQSNESVNLSQRNGXMPMPSHVMIAGPSRTPYKEHRRVCHINAEQKRRCNIKNGFDMLNMLIPQINQNPNTKMSKAAMLQKGADYILQLRSERARLYEERQSLQQQVESLNLAISNCQAMLPATGAPFSRQRTTKMKEMFDEYVKKRTQENWKFYILSLIAEPLLNSFNSSVSTSSYDEMYRTTLQWVEQHCTLGDLRPIALNALRNLCTSTEILSDPSNLPEEINNIIQKSQTKHQPQGNRN; the protein is encoded by the exons ATGTTGTCACAAACGACCGTCGCCATCAAGGAGACCATACACTCGGGACATTTTATGGTTTCGAATTTTGAGGCCGAAGCCCAGGACGACGAGTATCAAGTGGCTGTACCTGTGTCCGAAGAAATACTGACGCGAGCCGACATCAACAATTCAAAAACTTCGTTAAACAATCTGTTTCAATGTATGTCCGTCGCTTACAG ACACAAACTAACTTCCCCTAAATGGAATCGTTTCAAAGGAGTTCGCTTAAGGTGGAAAGACAAAATTCGTTTAAACAACTTAATATGGAGGTGTTGGCATATGCAAT ttattaagaaaagtaattatatGATCTGTCAGTTTGCATCACCAGTGGAAATTGTAGACATTCATAAACAACCtgag gcTGTTGTTTTGGAAGGAAAGTATtggaaaagaaaatttaatgcagTAACTGCAGAATATAAGAAATGGAGGCTATTTTATCGAAGTTTACTACAAAATGGATTCAAAGAAAgacaaaaatta ttaaatgaatttttagaATGGCAACAAAAAAACTGTGATATAAGAATTGATGATGATTATATGAATTTCATAAGTGATACACTTTTTTCAACGGTGACCTCAAATTCTCGCATATTTGAATTTCCAAATGCCAGAGAag acAAATCGACTACAACTAATATAGCCGATTTTATACAACCGAGTTTAGGACAACTGCAGCCAAATTTAGATGAATTCATGGATACCATAGAACCTTTGCAAG ATCTATTTAGTCCTCCTAAATTACCACCAGTACCAGAAGAATGTCAAATGTCAACCGAATCTTCAAACACTTTATACAGTCAACCTTATGGAAACGTGAACACTTGTTATCAGACAAATCAACAACACGCATTATCTTTACATTCAGAACTGAACCAACTTAAAATGACAAATATGCGACAAGAAACCACTGATTCATCATGTCCATTGCATGCTAGTAATTATTCAACGGGAGAAAACTATCAATCTAATTTTCCAACTATCTTTCATCAATCTTCAAATGGTAGTTATCAATCTAATAATCTCTCATATAACAGTATTCCTACGGGAACTACACAATCTCACCACAATGAAATGCAGATACCACCTCCACCACCTGTATATTCATTTGAATTCAACACACCCAATATTAGCCATGAGCCAGTAATTAATTCTAATAGTTATAATCAACATCAAGATATATCTGGAACTAGTAGCTCTGTGATGAATTATGGCAATGGATCATCaactaatgattttaaaaatagaacttCACAAGTACAAACATATAGCAAGTTTCCTTCAGTTGTGAGAAACTCTCAAGATCACTTTGTTACACCATCGCCAAAA attaGACAAAGGCCACGTGTTAGACAAACTCAACCAAAGCAAAAAGTTATGCAATCGAGTATAAATTCTTCAAATGATAACAACCAAAGTGTTCTACTTGCTCAGCTTCTCTCATCAA aCAACATGTTTTCAACACCAAGTTCAACTGTAGTTCCTTCCAACATGACCAAGTTTCGAAATACAAATGGATCTTATCAAACATACCAGCAAGTACCACAGAATTCACAAATTCCACAGATACCatatcaattaatacaaaGAAGAGCAAGAACGCCAGACCACGTTTTAACTTCATACACCGATCATCTTGTTTATCGAAAACCAAGTCCTGTGTTTATGAACCAAAg tgactgtaatgtatataatttaacacctAATACTCGTGGACTTATCGATGCAGTTGGAACACCTGGTGGTATTCATCAACTTCCACAAATTCAACCTAGATTTGATATACCACACGGAAACACCCAAGGTTACTCAAACTATAGGCTCCCTCAACCTCAAGAGTATGTCAATCATTCTGTCATAGACAAACCATCACCTACGAGCAATCAACCATCACCTACAAATAACTATAGTCAAACCTTAAATACTCCAATTCCTCAATCTGTAACAACATCACCTATGTCATGTAGTACAGATCTCtgtcaaaaaaatcattctcCAAATCAATCTAATGAGTCAGTGAATTTGTCTCAAAGGAACG CAATGCCAATGCCATCACATGTCATGATTGCTGGTCCATCAAGAACTCCATATAAG GAACATAGGAGAGTTTGTCATATAAATGCTGAACAAAAGCGAAGGTGCAACATTAAGAACGGATTCGATATGTTGAATATGTTAATTCCACAAATCAACCAAAATCCAAACACAAAAATGAGTAAAGCAGCAATGTTACAAAAAGGAGCTGACTATATACTTCAACTAAGGTCAGAACGAGCACGGCTTTATGAAGAGAGACAAAGTTTACAACAACAAGTTGAATCTCTTAATTTAGCTATTAG taattGTCAAGCAATGTTACCCGCTACAGGAGCCCCATTTTCTAGACAACGAACAACTAAAATGAAAGAAATGTTTGATGAATATGTTAAGAAACGAACTCAAGaaaattggaaattttatatt ctGAGTTTAATTGCAGAgccattattaaattcatttaactCTAGTGTGTCTACATCAAGTTATGATGAAATGTACCGTACTACTCTTCAGTGGGTAGAACAACACTGTACATTGGGTGATCTCAGGCCAA ttgcttTAAACGCATTGCGAAATCTGTGCACATCAACTGAAATACTATCAGATCCTAGTAATTTACCtgaagaaataaataacatcattcaaaaaagtcaaaCAAAACACCAACCACAAGGAAAccgaaactaa
- the LOC114132027 gene encoding Bardet-Biedl syndrome 5 protein homolog isoform X1, with protein MLFIWPHTQLISNTTMDLFETWEDQEIQFDLSISKALKMRNGEKIIDRLEFIEDTKGNSGDKGVLVITNLRTIWHSMTLARISLSIGYNCIQDVSTRIVNSRLKGITEAIYIQAKYNGLRYEFVFTNLIPGNTRHFTSFIGVFKAYNSSRLYRELKLRGAILKNGRLRLLMFEKMYSAVNGVWNLSSEQGNLGTFIVTNIRLVWYAESNETFNISLPYIHINSIKIRESKFGEVLVIETNGYSGGFTLGFRIDPKDRLRSVTKELSSLFRIHAQAPEFGVHFVTTDQIESNEPVLTPPTLPNYDEFEDESTIGVSNTLAAYSVSKTGKEDGLPQYDSTIGLAIETLPDGYTMASLWEVIPSTNNK; from the exons atgttattcattTGGCCACACACCCAACTCATTTCTAATACCACCATGGATTTATTTGAGACATGGGAAGATCAAGAAATCCAATTTGATTTAAgtattag CAAAGCATTGAAGATGAGAAatggagaaaaaataattgatcgtTTAGAATTTATTGAAGATACAAAAGGAAATAGTGGCGATAAAGGTGTACttgttattacaaatttgAGAACAATTTGGCATTCAATGACTTTAGCAAGAATAAGTTTAT CTATTGGTTACAATTGTATACAGGATGTTTCTACAAGAATTGTTAACTCG agatTAAAAGGAATAACTGAAGCAATTTATATTCAAGCTAAATACAATGGATTGAGatatgaatttgtttttacaaatttgataCCTGGTAATACAAGGCATTTCACATCATTTATTGgagtttttaa AGCTTATAACTCTAGTAGACTTTACCGAGAATTAAAACTTAGGGGAGCAATATTGAAGAACGGACGTTTAAGGCTAttgatgtttgaaaaaatgtattcagcCGTTAATGGTGTATGGAATTTATCTAGCGAACAA GGAAATTTGGGAACATTTATAGTAACAAATATTCGATTAGTGTGGTATGCAGAAAGTAATGAGACATTCAATATATCGCTTCCATACATTCATATAAACtct ATAAAAATTAGGGAATCTAAATTTGGTGAAGTTTTGGTGATAGAAACAAATGGTTACAGTGGAGGCTTTACACTTGGATTTAGAATAGATCCTAAGGACCGATTAAGATCAGTTACTAAAGAACTATCATCATTGTTTCGTATTCATGCTCAAGCACCAGAATTTGGAGTACATTTTGTTACAACTgatcag atagaaAGTAATGAACCTGTTCTAACTCCACCAACACTTCCAAACTATGATGAATTTGAAGACGAGAGTACAATAGGTGTTTCGAATACTTTAGCTGCATATAGTGTAAGTAAAACAGGTAAAGAAGATGGACTACCACAATATGATTCAACGATAGGTTTAGCAATTGAAACATTGCCAGATGGTTATACAATGGCATCTTTGTGGGAAGTTATACCGAgtaccaataataaataa
- the LOC114132029 gene encoding DNA-directed RNA polymerases I, II, and III subunit RPABC1 isoform X2, with product MTNVNRTNCTIRKTVMQLCHDRGYLVTQDELDQTLEQFKEQFGDKPSEKRPGRSDLIVLVAHNDDPTDQMFVFFPEEPKIGIKTIKTYCQRMQEETITRAIIVVQQGMTPSAKQSLVDMAPKYILEQFLESELLINITEHELVPEHIVLTPDEKQELLCRYKLKENQLMRIQVGDPVSRYFGLKRGQVVKIVRNSETAGRYISYRLVC from the exons ctTTGTCATGACAGAGGATATTTAGTCACACAAGATGAATTGGATCAAACATTAGAACAGTTTAAAGAACAATTTGGAGATAAACCCag tgAAAAAAGACCCGGACGTAGTGATTTAATAGTCCTTGTGGCACATAATGATGATCCTACAG ATCAAATGTTCGTTTTCTTTCCTGAAGAACCAAAAATtggtataaaaactattaaaacttaCTGCCAGAGGATGCAAGAAGAAACCATTACTCGTGCTATTATTGTTGTTCAACAAGGAATGACTCCAAGTGCAAAACAA tctttaGTTGATATGGCACCGAAATACATTTTGGAACAGTTTTTGGAATCTGAActtctaattaatataactgaaCATGAATTAGTACCTGAACACATTGTTTTGACACCAGATGAAAAACAAGAACTTTTGTGCAGATA caaattaaaagaaaaccaGCTTATGAGAATTCAAGTTGGTGATCCAGTTTCTCGTTACTTTGGCTTAAAAAGAGGACAA GTAGTAAAAATTGTACGAAATTCTGAAACTGCTGGTCGTTATATTTCATACAGATTGGTATGCTAA
- the LOC114132027 gene encoding Bardet-Biedl syndrome 5 protein homolog isoform X3 — protein MRNGEKIIDRLEFIEDTKGNSGDKGVLVITNLRTIWHSMTLARISLSIGYNCIQDVSTRIVNSRLKGITEAIYIQAKYNGLRYEFVFTNLIPGNTRHFTSFIGVFKAYNSSRLYRELKLRGAILKNGRLRLLMFEKMYSAVNGVWNLSSEQGNLGTFIVTNIRLVWYAESNETFNISLPYIHINSIKIRESKFGEVLVIETNGYSGGFTLGFRIDPKDRLRSVTKELSSLFRIHAQAPEFGVHFVTTDQIESNEPVLTPPTLPNYDEFEDESTIGVSNTLAAYSVSKTGKEDGLPQYDSTIGLAIETLPDGYTMASLWEVIPSTNNK, from the exons ATGAGAAatggagaaaaaataattgatcgtTTAGAATTTATTGAAGATACAAAAGGAAATAGTGGCGATAAAGGTGTACttgttattacaaatttgAGAACAATTTGGCATTCAATGACTTTAGCAAGAATAAGTTTAT CTATTGGTTACAATTGTATACAGGATGTTTCTACAAGAATTGTTAACTCG agatTAAAAGGAATAACTGAAGCAATTTATATTCAAGCTAAATACAATGGATTGAGatatgaatttgtttttacaaatttgataCCTGGTAATACAAGGCATTTCACATCATTTATTGgagtttttaa AGCTTATAACTCTAGTAGACTTTACCGAGAATTAAAACTTAGGGGAGCAATATTGAAGAACGGACGTTTAAGGCTAttgatgtttgaaaaaatgtattcagcCGTTAATGGTGTATGGAATTTATCTAGCGAACAA GGAAATTTGGGAACATTTATAGTAACAAATATTCGATTAGTGTGGTATGCAGAAAGTAATGAGACATTCAATATATCGCTTCCATACATTCATATAAACtct ATAAAAATTAGGGAATCTAAATTTGGTGAAGTTTTGGTGATAGAAACAAATGGTTACAGTGGAGGCTTTACACTTGGATTTAGAATAGATCCTAAGGACCGATTAAGATCAGTTACTAAAGAACTATCATCATTGTTTCGTATTCATGCTCAAGCACCAGAATTTGGAGTACATTTTGTTACAACTgatcag atagaaAGTAATGAACCTGTTCTAACTCCACCAACACTTCCAAACTATGATGAATTTGAAGACGAGAGTACAATAGGTGTTTCGAATACTTTAGCTGCATATAGTGTAAGTAAAACAGGTAAAGAAGATGGACTACCACAATATGATTCAACGATAGGTTTAGCAATTGAAACATTGCCAGATGGTTATACAATGGCATCTTTGTGGGAAGTTATACCGAgtaccaataataaataa
- the LOC114132027 gene encoding Bardet-Biedl syndrome 5 protein homolog isoform X2 translates to MYYADATTRQLPLYIRKALKMRNGEKIIDRLEFIEDTKGNSGDKGVLVITNLRTIWHSMTLARISLSIGYNCIQDVSTRIVNSRLKGITEAIYIQAKYNGLRYEFVFTNLIPGNTRHFTSFIGVFKAYNSSRLYRELKLRGAILKNGRLRLLMFEKMYSAVNGVWNLSSEQGNLGTFIVTNIRLVWYAESNETFNISLPYIHINSIKIRESKFGEVLVIETNGYSGGFTLGFRIDPKDRLRSVTKELSSLFRIHAQAPEFGVHFVTTDQIESNEPVLTPPTLPNYDEFEDESTIGVSNTLAAYSVSKTGKEDGLPQYDSTIGLAIETLPDGYTMASLWEVIPSTNNK, encoded by the exons atgtattacgcTGATGCTACTACTCGACAGCTGCCATTGTATATTcg CAAAGCATTGAAGATGAGAAatggagaaaaaataattgatcgtTTAGAATTTATTGAAGATACAAAAGGAAATAGTGGCGATAAAGGTGTACttgttattacaaatttgAGAACAATTTGGCATTCAATGACTTTAGCAAGAATAAGTTTAT CTATTGGTTACAATTGTATACAGGATGTTTCTACAAGAATTGTTAACTCG agatTAAAAGGAATAACTGAAGCAATTTATATTCAAGCTAAATACAATGGATTGAGatatgaatttgtttttacaaatttgataCCTGGTAATACAAGGCATTTCACATCATTTATTGgagtttttaa AGCTTATAACTCTAGTAGACTTTACCGAGAATTAAAACTTAGGGGAGCAATATTGAAGAACGGACGTTTAAGGCTAttgatgtttgaaaaaatgtattcagcCGTTAATGGTGTATGGAATTTATCTAGCGAACAA GGAAATTTGGGAACATTTATAGTAACAAATATTCGATTAGTGTGGTATGCAGAAAGTAATGAGACATTCAATATATCGCTTCCATACATTCATATAAACtct ATAAAAATTAGGGAATCTAAATTTGGTGAAGTTTTGGTGATAGAAACAAATGGTTACAGTGGAGGCTTTACACTTGGATTTAGAATAGATCCTAAGGACCGATTAAGATCAGTTACTAAAGAACTATCATCATTGTTTCGTATTCATGCTCAAGCACCAGAATTTGGAGTACATTTTGTTACAACTgatcag atagaaAGTAATGAACCTGTTCTAACTCCACCAACACTTCCAAACTATGATGAATTTGAAGACGAGAGTACAATAGGTGTTTCGAATACTTTAGCTGCATATAGTGTAAGTAAAACAGGTAAAGAAGATGGACTACCACAATATGATTCAACGATAGGTTTAGCAATTGAAACATTGCCAGATGGTTATACAATGGCATCTTTGTGGGAAGTTATACCGAgtaccaataataaataa
- the LOC114132029 gene encoding DNA-directed RNA polymerases I, II, and III subunit RPABC1 isoform X1, whose protein sequence is MDDECESYKLWRIRKTVMQLCHDRGYLVTQDELDQTLEQFKEQFGDKPSEKRPGRSDLIVLVAHNDDPTDQMFVFFPEEPKIGIKTIKTYCQRMQEETITRAIIVVQQGMTPSAKQSLVDMAPKYILEQFLESELLINITEHELVPEHIVLTPDEKQELLCRYKLKENQLMRIQVGDPVSRYFGLKRGQVVKIVRNSETAGRYISYRLVC, encoded by the exons ctTTGTCATGACAGAGGATATTTAGTCACACAAGATGAATTGGATCAAACATTAGAACAGTTTAAAGAACAATTTGGAGATAAACCCag tgAAAAAAGACCCGGACGTAGTGATTTAATAGTCCTTGTGGCACATAATGATGATCCTACAG ATCAAATGTTCGTTTTCTTTCCTGAAGAACCAAAAATtggtataaaaactattaaaacttaCTGCCAGAGGATGCAAGAAGAAACCATTACTCGTGCTATTATTGTTGTTCAACAAGGAATGACTCCAAGTGCAAAACAA tctttaGTTGATATGGCACCGAAATACATTTTGGAACAGTTTTTGGAATCTGAActtctaattaatataactgaaCATGAATTAGTACCTGAACACATTGTTTTGACACCAGATGAAAAACAAGAACTTTTGTGCAGATA caaattaaaagaaaaccaGCTTATGAGAATTCAAGTTGGTGATCCAGTTTCTCGTTACTTTGGCTTAAAAAGAGGACAA GTAGTAAAAATTGTACGAAATTCTGAAACTGCTGGTCGTTATATTTCATACAGATTGGTATGCTAA
- the LOC114132027 gene encoding Bardet-Biedl syndrome 5 protein homolog isoform X4, with amino-acid sequence MLFIWPHTQLISNTTMDLFETWEDQEIQFDLSISKALKMRNGEKIIDRLEFIEDTKGNSGDKGVLVITNLRTIWHSMTLARISLSIGYNCIQDVSTRIVNSRLKGITEAIYIQAKYNGLRYEFVFTNLIPGNTRHFTSFIGVFKAYNSSRLYRELKLRGAILKNGRLRLLMFEKMYSAVNGVWNLSSEQGNLGTFIVTNIRLVWYAESNETFNISLPYIHINSIKIRESKFGEVLVIETNGYSGGFTLGFRIDPKDRLRSVTKELSSLFRIHAQAPEFGVHFVTTDQKVMNLF; translated from the exons atgttattcattTGGCCACACACCCAACTCATTTCTAATACCACCATGGATTTATTTGAGACATGGGAAGATCAAGAAATCCAATTTGATTTAAgtattag CAAAGCATTGAAGATGAGAAatggagaaaaaataattgatcgtTTAGAATTTATTGAAGATACAAAAGGAAATAGTGGCGATAAAGGTGTACttgttattacaaatttgAGAACAATTTGGCATTCAATGACTTTAGCAAGAATAAGTTTAT CTATTGGTTACAATTGTATACAGGATGTTTCTACAAGAATTGTTAACTCG agatTAAAAGGAATAACTGAAGCAATTTATATTCAAGCTAAATACAATGGATTGAGatatgaatttgtttttacaaatttgataCCTGGTAATACAAGGCATTTCACATCATTTATTGgagtttttaa AGCTTATAACTCTAGTAGACTTTACCGAGAATTAAAACTTAGGGGAGCAATATTGAAGAACGGACGTTTAAGGCTAttgatgtttgaaaaaatgtattcagcCGTTAATGGTGTATGGAATTTATCTAGCGAACAA GGAAATTTGGGAACATTTATAGTAACAAATATTCGATTAGTGTGGTATGCAGAAAGTAATGAGACATTCAATATATCGCTTCCATACATTCATATAAACtct ATAAAAATTAGGGAATCTAAATTTGGTGAAGTTTTGGTGATAGAAACAAATGGTTACAGTGGAGGCTTTACACTTGGATTTAGAATAGATCCTAAGGACCGATTAAGATCAGTTACTAAAGAACTATCATCATTGTTTCGTATTCATGCTCAAGCACCAGAATTTGGAGTACATTTTGTTACAACTgatcag aaAGTAATGAACCTGTTCTAA